From one Nycticebus coucang isolate mNycCou1 chromosome 14, mNycCou1.pri, whole genome shotgun sequence genomic stretch:
- the LOC128565719 gene encoding dual specificity mitogen-activated protein kinase kinase 1-like, giving the protein MPKKKPMLIQLNPAPDGSAVNGTSSAETNLEALQKKLEELELDEQQRKRLEAFLTQKQKVGELKDDDFEKISELGAGNGGVVFKVSHKPSGLVMARKLIHLEIKPAIRNQIIRELQVLHECNSPYIVGFYGAFYSDGEISICMEHMDGGSLDQVLKKAGRIPEQILGKVSIAVIKGLTYLREKHKIMQRDVKPSNILVNSHGEIKLCDFGVSGQLIDSMANSFMGTRSYMSPERLQGTHYSVQSDIWSMGLSLVEVAVGRYPIPPPVAKELELMFGCQVEGDAAETPPRPRTPGRPLSSYGMDSRPPMAIFELLDYIVNEPPPKLPSGVFSLEFQDFVNKCLIKNPAERADLKQLMVHAFIKRSDAEEVDFAGWLCSTIGLNQPSTPTHAAGV; this is encoded by the coding sequence ATGCCCAAGAAGAAGCCGATGCTCATCCAGCTGAACCCGGCCCCCGATGGCTCCGCGGTTAACGGGACTAGCTCTGCGGAGACCAACCTGGAGGCCTTGCAGAAGAAGCTGGAGGAGCTGGAGCTTGATGAACAGCAGCGGAAGCGCCTTGAGGCCTTTCTTACCCAGAAGCAGAAGGTGGGAGAACTGAAGGATGATGACTTCGAGAAGATCAGTGAGCTGGGGGCTGGCAATGGTGGTGTGGTGTTCAAAGTCTCCCACAAGCCTTCTGGTCTGGTCATGGCCAGAAAGCTAATACATCTGGAGATCAAACCCGCAATCCGGAACCAGATCATAAGGGAGCTGCAGGTTTTGCATGAGTGCAACTCTCCATACATCGTGGGCTTCTATGGTGCATTCTACAGTGATGGCGAGATCAGTATCTGCATGGAGCATATGGATGGAGGTTCCTTGGATCAAGTCCTGAAGAAAGCTGGAAGAATACCTGAACAAATTTTAGGAAAAGTTAGCATTGCTGTAATAAAAGGTCTAACATATCTGAGGGAGAAGCACAAGATTATGCAGAGAGATGTCAAGCCCTCCAACATCCTAGTCAACTCCCATGGGGAGATcaagctctgtgactttggggtCAGTGGGCAGCTCATCGACTCCATGGCCAACTCCTTCATGGGCACAAGGTCTTACATGTCGCCAGAAAGACTCCAGGGGACTCATTACTCTGTGCAATCGGACATCTGGAGCATGGGGCTCTCTCTGGTGGAGGTGGCAGTTGGGAGGTATCCCATCCCTCCTCCAGTTGCCAAGGAGCTGGAGCTGATGTTTGGGTGTCAAGTGGAAGGAGATGCGGCTGAGACCCCACCCAGGCCAAGAACCCCTGGGAGACCCCTCAGCTCATATGGAATGGATAGCCGACCTCCCATGGCAATTTTTGAGTTGTTGGATTACATAGTCAATGAGCCTCCTCCAAAACTGCCCAGTGGAGTATTCAGTCTGGAATTTCAAGATTTTGtgaataaatgcttaataaaaaaCCCAGCAGAGAGAGCAGATTTGAAGCAACTCATGGTTCATGCTTTTATCAAGAGATCTGATGCTGAGGAAGTAGATTTTGCAGGTTGGCTCTGTTCCACCATCGGCCTTAACCAGCCCAGCACACCAACCCATGCAGCAGGTGTCTAA